In Haliotis asinina isolate JCU_RB_2024 chromosome 11, JCU_Hal_asi_v2, whole genome shotgun sequence, the genomic stretch CACAAGCATTCATATCATCAAAAGCACCCATAAGGACTTGTCCGTTGAATGTATTCGGGTAAGGACTGTAAGGTAAAGGTGGCGTGTAGTTTGAGCAGACAGGGGATTGAGGTTCACCAGTAGAATAGGCATAGTAGCCGTTTTCGATTTGTTCACAAGTTTTAGCTTTGGCCAGTTCCTGTTCTTGGAGGACTTGTGATTCTAACATATGCGGCGGAAATACTCGATCTGGAGGAGGTTGTTGAAACATCATTGAGGGATTAAAGTAGTTTGGGTCTGGCATCGGGCAATTTCGCGGCATATCTGGAGGTGGAATGTAACATTCTGGAGGCCAAAACATGATGGGCGGTGGCATTTGTCCATTAACATCGCCGTCATCGCCGTTTTGAGTTTGGTCTGTCTCAGGTGGAGTTTCGGGTGTTTGCTGTTTAGGGTCACTCTCAATGTCGTCAATTCTATAATCATCTTCTAATTTAGGTTTACTTGTATTTGCCGCAGCTTCAATTTCAGCCTTGAAGTCTGTCGCCACATCTGGAGACATATATTCACATATTACTTCAATGTCATCATCTGTTAGAGACGAATCATCAGGTGGATTTTCAGAGCTTTCGGCATCATCTTGATCTCGAACATCATCAATCTTGCAATTTTCTAAACCAGTAGTCACGTCATAAAACTGCTCATCTGGATCAGGTTCTTGTTCCACTGAATCTTCCCCGGTTTGTAATGGAGGTTTGGCAAGACCTTCGGGAGGATCCTTGGCTGAATCACTCGTGACAGAATCATGAAAATCCTCGTTACAATCCTCCTGTTCTAGTGCACTATTATTGTGAGTTTCATTCGTCAATTCCGGATTCCCTGTACTCATTGTGGAATTGTCCTATTTCATACCGAAGGAGGTTCAAGTAGTCTTAGCTCTGGCATAAAGGCAAACGGTTCAGATAACTGTGAACTGTGTTGCTATAGCTATTGCGTCATAATCGACTCTACACAAAGTAACTGACGTCATGTGTTACTCAGTGAGACGTCAAAATGTCAATGACGTCATGACCTAGAAATGACCTGTGGATCCTTATTTCATTCATAcctaaaaatgaagaaaagCAGTCTAATAATCTTGAACAACGTTGTTAGGTTGCTGAAAGGTAAGACAAAATGCTGATGAGCTATTTACTCATTTAGTGATTCAAGCTGCTATTCTCAGTCAATATAATGTACTTTTAACGTACTCTTTGCGCGAacacctattgtaattactgatgttcaTGATCAGCGATCCAATCACTTTTCATTTAATTCCGCAGATATTCTATCTCTTACTCTGGATGGATCTGGGGTTTTTTCATATGATCGAAACTGATTATTGATGTGTTATGTTTAcccatatataaataaaatattgtattgaCACCCAAAATGGCAAGTATTGTTCAGCAGATATGAGGAATCGCCTCATATGCCAGGAATACATAAATAAGGAAAACAAAACGGGTACTAATTGTGCTTCCTACCTAAAGTGTAACCGTATTTTTTTTCTGGCCTAAATTTAATTTTGATGACGTTTGTATCAGATTTGTCATAACCGGTTTTCGAGTGTATACCTTCCTTTGCCCCACCGTATATCTCGGAAGCGAATAGTGCAAATTATCGCTTGCTTTTTGGTCATTCAGACGCCTGGGGTGAACTATTTTCAAAAATCCAGAAATAAGTCGCATATTGCAAGGGAAACAGAGGTTAAGAAAAATGTGTTCTATCTGGCACCACACCTAGAAATGAAGAAACCAAACACGTTTGGTTTGGGGTGCGGGCCTTATCAGCTGGCTCAGCTCCTAGATATACCGCGACACGACGGTCTGTCAGCACCTCATTTGTACGGACAACAGGTAAGACACACTAACTTCTCACGTAGAACTTATAATTTCTGGTTATGATCCGTGATAGTTGCATGACATATGAACCACGCGTGTAGTGCCCCATTTGGTAAAGGAACTAACAAAAAAATCCATCTTTATCGTAAGCCTTTATCTAAGTCCATATCACAATTAATCAATGTATTGCAACAGAGTGTGCagctatactatactatactatactatactatactatactatactatactatactatactatactatactatactatactatactatactatactatactatacttcAGGTCTTGGTCATGATTCGGTCTACCAAGACCTTGGACATATTTTCGTATCATATTTCAAACCAGATTAAGATACGTACACACAAGAATGGATAAATGTATTCGCATTAAACATTAGATATGAATGCTATGCAAGATTTAAGATTAGCTATGAAGCAGGTATGGAATACATTTCCAACCGACCTTGCTCGTGCTCGTGCTCAAGAAGAATGTGCAAGGCTAAATATTGATTCCAGGAGACATCataaaagtttcaaaattttaaatggtatgtacatattataactAGCACAATACCGAAGATCTGTACCATTTCACCCTTACGAACATTCTTAAGAACATTCGAAAGCAACGCATGCCAAATAAACATCGATTAGGTCTTCAATACattggatacaatatgtgaagtccatagTCTGGTGTCCTCCGGGGTGATGTTGCTGCaaaattactaaaagcggcgcaaaaccatactcacatacTGACTATAAACGATCCAGATCAAATGTGATTGatatacatttattgttttaaCAGCTCACATAACAATGAAGGTCGTGCTTATGCTCCTTGTTCTGCTGCCCCTCGCCTTCTCCAAGCCTCTGGAGAAGAAGATGCTGCTATGTAAGTCACTTCGCTTCACCCTTGAACCACGTCCCCAGCGTGCGACGACGTAACGAATCATGTGTGATCAGGCTCAGTCACGTTGTTGATTGTGTGTCACCCGGAAGGCTGAAATGgtgctcacaatatcaaccatTGGGTTACAGACTCGAACACTTACTGGAAGATCGCGTGCGATGTTATACTACAACTTACATGCCTTCTTGTTCCTTTTCTGTAACTGATTCACAGTTGATGCTGGCATTTTCTGGAATCTTCAAATCATTCCGGGGCGGtcgggtaacctagtggtttcAGCGTaagctcgtcacgccaaagacaccgggttctattccccacatgggcaccatttctggtgtccttgccGTGATGTCACTGGGATATTGCTCaaaggggcgtaaaaccaacctcagtcactcactccagtCATCATTTCAAATGTCGGCGGTTTTAACCCCAACCGTACATACAACACTACCATATTATCATCGTCCAGCAATATTAGACCTTACGCCCATACCTGAGTACTGTTATTAAAGAAAAATAGAACTAAGTCCCATATTATAAGTCGAACTTTGTGTGCGTCACCAAGTTCCTCTTTGGGGCACTCTAGAGACTTTTGACAGTACACGTAACCATGTCCCTAATAAACAGAAGGCTTCGTCAGCTCTGTTTATCTGATGTATGTTCTACGTAGATTGCGTATGGATAACTCAATGCTTCCCTCTTCAGCTGGCGTCGTGGATTCAAACGAGGTTAAGCACATAGTGAGTCTTTTGGTTCAAACCCTTGGTTCTGACACTACTGAGAAGCTCTGCGAGACCGAGTGCCCTCTGATCATAAAGGTGCCCCTCCTCCAGAATGCGTGTCCTATGGTCTGCCCTTCGTAAGTGTTGGACTTAAACGTACCCTTATAGACTGCACTTCGTAAGTGTTAGACTTAAACGTACCCTTATAGACTGCACTTCGTAAGTGTTAGACTTTAAGGTACCCTTATAGACTGCACTTCGTACACGTTAATGGCACCATCTAGATTGATATTTGTAAGTGTCATACGTAAACGTACCCTTATAGACTGTTCTTTGCAACTGTTAGTGAACATAACACCATGGGTGTTCTTCGTGATAGGCGTGAACGTAACTTTAAAGATTGTATTAGAAGTCAATGTAACTATCTAGATTGCAGTTCTTGTCGATGTGGTATGCGTAAATATAACGTTATGGATGCTCTTCGTAAGTGATAGGCAAAAGCGAAGCATCGGATGTGTTTAACGTGACCGTAACTATCCAGATGGAGTTTTGTAAGTTATAACGTGAACGTCACTATCTAGATGGAGTTTTGTAAGTTATAACGTGAACGGCACTCTCTAGATGGAGTTTTGTAAGTTATAACGTGAACGTCACTATCCAGCTTGAATTTTGTAAGTTATAACGTGAACGTCACTATCTAGATGGGGTTTTGTAAGTTATAACGTGAACGTCACTCTCTAGATGGAGTTTTGTAAGTTATAACGTGAACGTCACTATCTAGATGGAGTTTTGTATGTTATAACGTGAACGTCACTATCTAGATGGAGTTTTGTATGTTTTAACGTGAACGTCACTCTCTAGATGGAGTTTTGTAAGTTATAACGTGAACGTCACTATCTAGCTTGAGTTTCTTAAGTTATAACGTGAACGTAACTATCCAGCTTGAGTTTTGTAAGTTATAACGTGAACGTCACTCTCTAGATGAAGTTTAGTGTTAAAGGTGAACGTAACTATCTAGCTTGAGTTTTGTAATTGTTAAACGTGTCCGTAACTATCTAGATTGTAGACATATAGGTAACAATTCTTTCTCATGAAACAATTACTAGTAAAACTCTGTATTATTGTCTATTTCTGTGAAGATATATTGTCGATTGTGTGTACTGACGCCACGTTACGTTAGAGCATTTTGTTTTATACTCGTCTCCTGGGAGACATCTCAAACTCCATGGGTCCATTTTGGTTATACGTCCAAAATAAACTATAACTGTTTCTTTTTCAGAATCCAGAACCTTATAAAAAAGTTCAACCTTGAATAGGCTCAATGAATAAAAATGAGTCCTGACTCCGTATTTTCCAACTATATTTCTTTCATAGAAGACGGACAATAACTTCAGCATGTGAAGTGGTTGAGTGGGCGAGtgattggcttcacacactactAAAGCTCTGTCATAGTGCCAACTTATGGCGGTACATACATTCCCCGCCAAAAAACTGCACAATTCAGGGAGGATAGTGAAGGAAACAAAATCACTTCAGTCCCCCatccaaaacatatttttttccaaaactgAAAGTTGTGAACGAAGTCAGTAAACAGTATAAAACTTGCACTGCTTTGAAATAAGGTACCCATAAAAGCGCTAGAAATTTATGTTTATGGGTAACTAGTAGTAGGAACGTGAACCACGAGAAAATGAACTCTTCTGTTCTTGTTTTGGTTCAAACAtcaaataaaaaacccaaacacttAATGCATCAGAAAAAACAGAAAGAATGTGTACTGAGTAAAGCGTATTTCACACTGACGCCACATGACATCCGTTCAATATCCAGAACTGACAGAACCACGCATACCACATTTACATTGACTCAAACATTAAAATCAcaaacttgaaaacaaaacgtccccaTTCGCGAAAACGTCATGGAATCATACAAAAGATGACAAAAGAGAAGTGAACATTGTTTCAAAAATATGGCCGCGACAGTCGTGCAACCTTGAGATATCTACAAGAAACACTTACACAATGAGACATTGGGATAAAACATTTGTTCACTTTTGGATCCATACTTATTTAGAGTAAGATAAAAACAATCTGCATAGTTAACAAAACGCAACACCTTTAGTAATTTACGTCTGGGTTAAAAAGTGGCATGATCGACGATGGAATCCATAGAATGAGCATTGCTCTGTTCCTATGCAGTAATTCAAACGTTATCAACaagtgattttttttatgtCTTTGGTGTTTCCAATGTGATGTCATGGACCATTCTAACTGTCGGGTAAACGTAAATTACAATTTGTTTATCTGAAGTGATCATCCAGGTTCTGCAGTTGTGTATCTGCGTTGACGCTGTATTAAACTACGAAGCGAAATGTTGTTTCAACGTAAGGAATGATCCCATAACGCTCCGAAGCAACGATACAATATCATCACCGTCACTCAAGATTACGTTCTTAAAAACTCGGCCTTTCAAACGAACATTACTGATCTGTGTTCAATGGTGTTTCTCGTAGACACAGCCTGATTGTTGTATACACTACTTCATGCCCCAAACCATACATAGTTTTTGGTATTTTAAAAGTTTCTAGTTTCTATTCATGGGTAATACATTCTGACATAAAGCAAATCACAAGCATGCTATCGACAATTGCTTATTGCTTAAATCGCAATTTTGTATGTTTTCACATGTGTATTTGATGGGTATTTTTCATAAACAGTTCCTGATTGCTTTCAAAATTTCACTACATTTGACACGTGGTGGTGGTGTTCTGAGAAGCACCTTCTATTGACGAGTCCGTCACTCACCGACACTACAAAAACATCCATTCTAGGCATTTGTTTAAACGACGTGTTAGTTTTCTTGCTTTTCGTGTTTGAGATTCTGTACTCGGTATTTAAAGATCTAAAACTGCTTTTGGAATCACATCTTGCAAACTCAACGACTGCAATTGTCCATTTTCGTTGGGACTGACCGAGTCAAGACAGAAGTGATGTGTCAGATGTTTTCAGGGACACCAGACATTTCATACATACGattgttcaaaacatactgGACAAGCCCtaaatactatctaaatatagagctttgcaacctatcgggcCTACACCAAAATAAATTGGATTGCTACAAGCCTGGGGCTAATCATTTAGGACTCTGAACAACCGGTACACTGTTTGGGTGTGACATGTATCATTCGCTCATTGTATTTCAGTAAACAGGCACCATTATTTGTT encodes the following:
- the LOC137255193 gene encoding uncharacterized protein; amino-acid sequence: MSTGNPELTNETHNNSALEQEDCNEDFHDSVTSDSAKDPPEGLAKPPLQTGEDSVEQEPDPDEQFYDVTTGLENCKIDDVRDQDDAESSENPPDDSSLTDDDIEVICEYMSPDVATDFKAEIEAAANTSKPKLEDDYRIDDIESDPKQQTPETPPETDQTQNGDDGDVNGQMPPPIMFWPPECYIPPPDMPRNCPMPDPNYFNPSMMFQQPPPDRVFPPHMLESQVLQEQELAKAKTCEQIENGYYAYSTGEPQSPVCSNYTPPLPYSPYPNTFNGQVLMGAFDDMNACDYSGEPSPFVYPSIYVSTSGLMTVLLKNDTSVEMTADRTVRIVSHKSKMAVASSARGNMSVLFHPSVKIFQDGGTTSVQINNVSAKMATDDIWFANDHSSFKFDTNMIEPDTTTFRNMSKDESVNLLFSADTFGEKYVPQCLDAASQAEYENLPKGGVQIRINNVKITQSGRGDVIVVTGPKYLKMSPNVGIIRVNTHYIEVAIEKDMSTRIRRGGHTLTASGGQVILSNGRIEAGFDEHSRLRVLSLPGRSPLELGERRPRKHTGSPRRATALGGMF